A portion of the Carya illinoinensis cultivar Pawnee chromosome 11, C.illinoinensisPawnee_v1, whole genome shotgun sequence genome contains these proteins:
- the LOC122280678 gene encoding glycerol-3-phosphate acyltransferase ATS12, chloroplastic-like isoform X3 gives MFIPSATPSSTFSISTATAHRVSLSFSSSCSSYLAASSLCSLSVRFGVRMPVFPCLSPSLNVRAMAEIVRDKESTDKNVAHEASSPEESRNEPSLSRTFLHASSEEELLAGIRKEREAGKLPPDIALGMEVLYHNYKTAVFESGNPRADEVVLSNMTVALDRMFSDVEEPFDFSPYHKALREPFDYYLFGQNYIRPLVDFRNSYVGNISLFYEMEEKLQQGHNIVLMSNHQTEADPAVIALLLEATNPSIAERMTYVAGDRVLIDPLCKPFSMGRNLICVYSKKHMNDVPEFVEMKRKANTRSLKEMALLLRGGSQIIWIAPSGGRDRPYPQTQEWYPVSFFHFLYVVRKKCLAIIQKEGKRASYIRHPLMLLQWTI, from the exons ATGTTTATCCCCTCTGCTACGCCATCCTCCACATTTTCCATCTCCACAGCCACCGCACATAGGGTTTCTTtatccttctcttcttcttgttcttcttatCTTGCTGCTTCCAGTCTTTGCTCGCTCTCTGTTCGATTCGGTGTGCGGATGCCGGTTTTTCCGTGTCTTTCTCCCAGTTTGAATGTGAGAGCCATGGCGGAGATAGTTCGGGACAAGGAGTCTACTGACAAGAATGTCGCCCATGAGGCCTCCTCGCCTGAAGAAAGTAGGAACGAACCGAGCCTCTCCCGCACCTTTCTCCATGCCAGCTCCGAAGAAG AGTTGCTGGCGGGAATCAGGAAGGAAAGAGAAGCAGGAAAACTGCCTCCAGATATTGCTTTAGGGATGGAAGTATTGTACCACAATTATAAAACTGCG gtttttgaaAGTGGAAATCCAAGGGCTGATGAGGTAGTGTTGTCAAATATGACTGTTGCACTGGATCGCATGTTCTCTGATGTTGAG GAACCTTTTGATTTCTCACCATATCACAAAGCACTGAGAGAACCTTTTGACTACTACCTGTTCGGTCAAAACTACATTCGTCCTTTAGTTGATTTCAG AAATTCGTATGTTGGCAACATTTCCCTGTTCTATGAAATGGAAGAAAAGCTTCAGCAG GGTCATAATATTGTCTTGATGTCAAACCACCAAACTGAAGCAGACCCAGCTGTCATTGCATTGTTACTTGAAGCAACAAACCCAAGTATTGCTGAGCGCATG ACCTATGTAGCAGGTGATAGAGTTTTGATAGATCCTCTTTGCAAGCCCTTCAGCATGGGAAG GAATCTTATCTGTGTATACTCGAAAAAGCACATGAATGATGTCCCTGAATTTGTTgagatgaaaagaaaagcaaacacGCGAAGTTTGAAGGAAATGGCTTTGCTTTTAAG GGGTGGATCACAAATTATATGGATTGCACCAAGTGGTGGGAGGGACCGACCATATCCTCAAACACAAGAATGGTACCCAGTAAGTTTCTTCCACTTCCTATATGTTGTGAGGAAAAAATGCCTTGCAATAATACAAAAGGAAGGCAAACGTGCTTCTTACATCAG GCACCCTTTGATGCTTCTTCAGTGGACAATATGA
- the LOC122280678 gene encoding glycerol-3-phosphate acyltransferase ATS12, chloroplastic-like isoform X1, whose amino-acid sequence MFIPSATPSSTFSISTATAHRVSLSFSSSCSSYLAASSLCSLSVRFGVRMPVFPCLSPSLNVRAMAEIVRDKESTDKNVAHEASSPEESRNEPSLSRTFLHASSEEELLAGIRKEREAGKLPPDIALGMEVLYHNYKTAVFESGNPRADEVVLSNMTVALDRMFSDVEEPFDFSPYHKALREPFDYYLFGQNYIRPLVDFRNSYVGNISLFYEMEEKLQQGHNIVLMSNHQTEADPAVIALLLEATNPSIAERMTYVAGDRVLIDPLCKPFSMGRNLICVYSKKHMNDVPEFVEMKRKANTRSLKEMALLLRGGSQIIWIAPSGGRDRPYPQTQEWYPAPFDASSVDNMRRLAEHSGTPGHIYPLAILCHDIMPPPPHVEKEIGEERVISFHGVGVSVAPGINFSEISAACENPEEQAKEAYTHALHNSVTEQYNVLKSAIHGKQGLQASIPDVSLSQPWNS is encoded by the exons ATGTTTATCCCCTCTGCTACGCCATCCTCCACATTTTCCATCTCCACAGCCACCGCACATAGGGTTTCTTtatccttctcttcttcttgttcttcttatCTTGCTGCTTCCAGTCTTTGCTCGCTCTCTGTTCGATTCGGTGTGCGGATGCCGGTTTTTCCGTGTCTTTCTCCCAGTTTGAATGTGAGAGCCATGGCGGAGATAGTTCGGGACAAGGAGTCTACTGACAAGAATGTCGCCCATGAGGCCTCCTCGCCTGAAGAAAGTAGGAACGAACCGAGCCTCTCCCGCACCTTTCTCCATGCCAGCTCCGAAGAAG AGTTGCTGGCGGGAATCAGGAAGGAAAGAGAAGCAGGAAAACTGCCTCCAGATATTGCTTTAGGGATGGAAGTATTGTACCACAATTATAAAACTGCG gtttttgaaAGTGGAAATCCAAGGGCTGATGAGGTAGTGTTGTCAAATATGACTGTTGCACTGGATCGCATGTTCTCTGATGTTGAG GAACCTTTTGATTTCTCACCATATCACAAAGCACTGAGAGAACCTTTTGACTACTACCTGTTCGGTCAAAACTACATTCGTCCTTTAGTTGATTTCAG AAATTCGTATGTTGGCAACATTTCCCTGTTCTATGAAATGGAAGAAAAGCTTCAGCAG GGTCATAATATTGTCTTGATGTCAAACCACCAAACTGAAGCAGACCCAGCTGTCATTGCATTGTTACTTGAAGCAACAAACCCAAGTATTGCTGAGCGCATG ACCTATGTAGCAGGTGATAGAGTTTTGATAGATCCTCTTTGCAAGCCCTTCAGCATGGGAAG GAATCTTATCTGTGTATACTCGAAAAAGCACATGAATGATGTCCCTGAATTTGTTgagatgaaaagaaaagcaaacacGCGAAGTTTGAAGGAAATGGCTTTGCTTTTAAG GGGTGGATCACAAATTATATGGATTGCACCAAGTGGTGGGAGGGACCGACCATATCCTCAAACACAAGAATGGTACCCA GCACCCTTTGATGCTTCTTCAGTGGACAATATGAGAAGGCTTGCAGAACATTCTGGTACTCCAGGGCATATATACCCACTGGCAATATTGTGTCATGACATAATGCCTCCGCCACCCCAC GTAGAAAAAGAGATTGGGGAGGAAAGAGTCATCTCGTTTCATGGAGTTGGTGTATCAGTGGCACCGGGCATCAACTTCTCTGAAATTTCTGCTGCCTGTGAAAATCCTGAAGAG CAGGCTAAGGAGGCATACACACATGCGCTCCATAATTCTGTGACCGAGCAATATAATGTGCTAAAATCTGCTATACATGGCAAACAAGGACTGCAGGCATCTATTCCGGATGTCTCTTTGTCACAACCATGGAATTCGTGA
- the LOC122280678 gene encoding glycerol-3-phosphate acyltransferase ATS12, chloroplastic-like isoform X2: MFIPSATPSSTFSISTATAHRVSLSFSSSCSSYLAASSLCSLSVRFGVRMPVFPCLSPSLNVRAMAEIVRDKESTDKNVAHEASSPEESRNEPSLSRTFLHASSEEELLAGIRKEREAGKLPPDIALGMEVLYHNYKTAVFESGNPRADEVVLSNMTVALDRMFSDVEEPFDFSPYHKALREPFDYYLFGQNYIRPLVDFRNSYVGNISLFYEMEEKLQQGHNIVLMSNHQTEADPAVIALLLEATNPSIAERMTYVAGDRVLIDPLCKPFSMGRNLICVYSKKHMNDVPEFVEMKRKANTRSLKEMALLLRGGSQIIWIAPSGGRDRPYPQTQEWYPAPFDASSVDNMRRLAEHSGTPGHIYPLAILCHDIMPPPPHVEKEIGEERVISFHGVGVSVAPGINFSEISAACENPEEAKEAYTHALHNSVTEQYNVLKSAIHGKQGLQASIPDVSLSQPWNS, from the exons ATGTTTATCCCCTCTGCTACGCCATCCTCCACATTTTCCATCTCCACAGCCACCGCACATAGGGTTTCTTtatccttctcttcttcttgttcttcttatCTTGCTGCTTCCAGTCTTTGCTCGCTCTCTGTTCGATTCGGTGTGCGGATGCCGGTTTTTCCGTGTCTTTCTCCCAGTTTGAATGTGAGAGCCATGGCGGAGATAGTTCGGGACAAGGAGTCTACTGACAAGAATGTCGCCCATGAGGCCTCCTCGCCTGAAGAAAGTAGGAACGAACCGAGCCTCTCCCGCACCTTTCTCCATGCCAGCTCCGAAGAAG AGTTGCTGGCGGGAATCAGGAAGGAAAGAGAAGCAGGAAAACTGCCTCCAGATATTGCTTTAGGGATGGAAGTATTGTACCACAATTATAAAACTGCG gtttttgaaAGTGGAAATCCAAGGGCTGATGAGGTAGTGTTGTCAAATATGACTGTTGCACTGGATCGCATGTTCTCTGATGTTGAG GAACCTTTTGATTTCTCACCATATCACAAAGCACTGAGAGAACCTTTTGACTACTACCTGTTCGGTCAAAACTACATTCGTCCTTTAGTTGATTTCAG AAATTCGTATGTTGGCAACATTTCCCTGTTCTATGAAATGGAAGAAAAGCTTCAGCAG GGTCATAATATTGTCTTGATGTCAAACCACCAAACTGAAGCAGACCCAGCTGTCATTGCATTGTTACTTGAAGCAACAAACCCAAGTATTGCTGAGCGCATG ACCTATGTAGCAGGTGATAGAGTTTTGATAGATCCTCTTTGCAAGCCCTTCAGCATGGGAAG GAATCTTATCTGTGTATACTCGAAAAAGCACATGAATGATGTCCCTGAATTTGTTgagatgaaaagaaaagcaaacacGCGAAGTTTGAAGGAAATGGCTTTGCTTTTAAG GGGTGGATCACAAATTATATGGATTGCACCAAGTGGTGGGAGGGACCGACCATATCCTCAAACACAAGAATGGTACCCA GCACCCTTTGATGCTTCTTCAGTGGACAATATGAGAAGGCTTGCAGAACATTCTGGTACTCCAGGGCATATATACCCACTGGCAATATTGTGTCATGACATAATGCCTCCGCCACCCCAC GTAGAAAAAGAGATTGGGGAGGAAAGAGTCATCTCGTTTCATGGAGTTGGTGTATCAGTGGCACCGGGCATCAACTTCTCTGAAATTTCTGCTGCCTGTGAAAATCCTGAAGAG GCTAAGGAGGCATACACACATGCGCTCCATAATTCTGTGACCGAGCAATATAATGTGCTAAAATCTGCTATACATGGCAAACAAGGACTGCAGGCATCTATTCCGGATGTCTCTTTGTCACAACCATGGAATTCGTGA